In Streptomyces sp. NBC_01707, a genomic segment contains:
- the hypE gene encoding hydrogenase expression/formation protein HypE — translation MNTTVATAATAAPGEPAVLDLTAWTCPAPLRDQPRVVMGHGGGGALSAELVQHVFAPGYGGDVLAQLTDSAVVSLGGARLAFSTDSYVVRPLFFPGGSIGDLAVNGTVNDLAMSGARAAYLSCGFILEEGVEVSVVARVANALGAAARAAGVEVATGDTKVVDAGHGDGIFINTAGIGLVPAGVDLRPQRVVPGDVVIVSGSIGAHGVAIMSVREGLEFGVEIESDCAALGGLVETMLAVTPDLHVLRDPTRGGLAAALNEIATASGAGVVLQERDVPVPPAVANACAVLGLDPMYVANEGKLVAFVPREHAEAVLESMRAHPLGAEAAVVGEAVEAHPGMVVARTGLGGTRVVDLPIGEQLPRIC, via the coding sequence CTGAACACCACCGTCGCCACCGCGGCGACGGCCGCTCCCGGCGAGCCGGCCGTCCTCGACCTCACGGCATGGACCTGCCCGGCACCGCTGCGCGACCAGCCGCGGGTGGTGATGGGCCACGGCGGCGGCGGGGCACTCTCGGCCGAACTGGTCCAGCACGTCTTCGCGCCCGGCTACGGGGGCGACGTGCTGGCGCAACTGACCGACTCGGCCGTGGTGTCGCTGGGCGGCGCCCGGCTGGCCTTCTCCACCGACTCGTACGTCGTTCGGCCGCTGTTCTTCCCCGGCGGCAGCATCGGCGACCTCGCGGTCAACGGCACCGTCAACGACCTGGCCATGAGCGGAGCCCGGGCCGCCTACCTCTCCTGCGGTTTCATCCTGGAGGAAGGCGTGGAGGTATCGGTCGTCGCACGCGTGGCCAACGCGCTGGGCGCAGCCGCGCGCGCGGCGGGCGTCGAGGTGGCCACCGGCGACACCAAGGTCGTGGACGCCGGTCACGGCGACGGCATCTTCATCAACACCGCCGGGATCGGCCTCGTCCCGGCCGGCGTCGACCTCCGTCCTCAGCGGGTGGTCCCGGGCGACGTAGTGATCGTCAGCGGCTCGATCGGCGCGCACGGCGTGGCGATCATGAGTGTGCGCGAGGGTCTGGAGTTCGGCGTGGAGATCGAGAGCGACTGCGCGGCCCTGGGCGGGCTGGTGGAGACCATGCTCGCGGTCACCCCCGACCTCCATGTCCTGCGTGATCCCACACGAGGGGGGCTGGCCGCGGCGCTCAACGAGATCGCGACGGCCTCCGGCGCCGGTGTCGTCCTGCAGGAACGCGACGTCCCGGTCCCTCCCGCAGTGGCCAACGCCTGCGCCGTCCTGGGCCTGGACCCGATGTACGTGGCCAACGAGGGAAAACTTGTCGCGTTCGTCCCCCGCGAGCATGCCGAAGCCGTACTGGAGTCGATGCGAGCGCATCCGCTGGGAGCGGAGGCGGCCGTCGTCGGCGAGGCCGTGGAGGCGCATCCCGGCATGGTCGTGGCCCGCACCGGGCTCGGCGGGACGCGCGTGGTCGACCTGCCGATCGGCGAGCAGCTGCCCCGGATCTGCTGA
- the hypD gene encoding hydrogenase formation protein HypD produces the protein MKYIEEFQNPDLARRLLDDIHSVVTRPWALMEVCGGQTHTIIRHGIDQLLPEQVELIHGPGCPVCVTPLEVIDKALAIASRPEVIFCSFGDMLRVPGTGRDLFRVRSEGGDVRVVYSPLDALKIAQQNPDREVVFFGIGFETTAPPNAMTVYQARRLGIANFSLLVSHVRVPPAIEAIMRSPSCRVQGFLAAGHVCSVMGTREYPELAERFRVPIVVTGFEPLDILEGVRRTVLQLERGEHTVENAYPRAVHPDGNPAALAMLDDVFEVTDRAWRGIGTIPDSGWRLSTRYRDYDAEYRFSVTGIDTQEPAACRSGEVLQGLLKPHECEAFGTTCTPRNPLGATMVSSEGACAAYYLYRRLDITTAARETSPVA, from the coding sequence GTGAAGTACATCGAAGAGTTCCAGAACCCGGACCTGGCGCGTCGGCTGCTCGACGACATCCACTCCGTGGTGACCCGGCCCTGGGCGCTGATGGAGGTCTGCGGTGGACAGACGCACACCATCATCCGGCACGGCATCGATCAACTCCTGCCGGAGCAGGTCGAACTGATCCATGGTCCGGGCTGTCCCGTCTGCGTCACGCCACTGGAGGTCATCGACAAGGCGCTGGCCATCGCCTCCCGCCCCGAGGTGATCTTCTGCTCGTTCGGGGACATGCTGCGCGTCCCCGGGACCGGCCGTGATCTGTTCCGGGTCCGCAGCGAGGGTGGCGACGTACGGGTCGTCTACTCGCCACTCGACGCCCTGAAGATCGCCCAGCAGAACCCCGACCGCGAGGTGGTCTTCTTCGGGATCGGATTCGAGACCACCGCACCGCCGAACGCCATGACGGTGTATCAGGCGCGCAGACTCGGTATCGCGAACTTCAGCCTCCTGGTCTCCCACGTGCGGGTCCCCCCGGCCATCGAGGCGATCATGCGGTCGCCGAGCTGCCGGGTTCAGGGCTTCCTCGCCGCCGGTCACGTCTGCAGCGTGATGGGCACGAGGGAGTACCCGGAGCTGGCCGAACGGTTCCGGGTGCCCATCGTGGTCACCGGATTCGAACCGCTCGACATCCTCGAAGGGGTACGGCGCACCGTCCTGCAACTGGAGCGCGGCGAGCACACGGTGGAGAACGCGTACCCGCGCGCCGTGCACCCGGACGGGAACCCCGCGGCGCTCGCCATGCTGGACGACGTCTTCGAAGTCACCGACCGTGCCTGGCGCGGCATCGGCACCATCCCCGACAGCGGCTGGCGGCTCTCCACGCGTTACCGGGACTACGACGCCGAGTACCGCTTCTCGGTCACCGGCATCGACACCCAGGAACCCGCCGCGTGCCGCAGCGGTGAGGTCCTGCAGGGACTGCTGAAACCCCACGAGTGCGAGGCGTTCGGCACCACCTGCACTCCGCGCAACCCGCTCGGGGCCACCATGGTCTCCAGCGAGGGCGCCTGCGCCGCGTACTACCTCTACCGGCGCCTGGACATCACCACCGCAGCCAGGGAGACGAGCCCCGTTGCCTGA
- a CDS encoding HypC/HybG/HupF family hydrogenase formation chaperone, translating into MCLAVPGRVMDIEERDGTRMATVDFGGVVKEVCLEYLPDLQVGEYAIVHVGFALQRLDEESARKTLELFAELGLLQEEFGDPWERAEGTGGSSGSDRADAPEEVQK; encoded by the coding sequence ATGTGCCTGGCGGTACCCGGCAGAGTGATGGACATCGAGGAGCGCGACGGTACCCGGATGGCCACCGTCGACTTCGGCGGTGTGGTCAAAGAAGTGTGCCTGGAGTATCTGCCGGATCTCCAGGTGGGTGAATACGCCATCGTCCATGTGGGATTCGCCCTGCAGCGGCTGGACGAGGAGTCGGCCAGGAAGACGCTTGAGCTCTTCGCTGAACTCGGCCTGCTGCAGGAGGAGTTCGGTGACCCATGGGAGCGGGCCGAGGGGACCGGCGGCTCGTCCGGGTCCGATCGCGCCGACGCGCCCGAGGAGGTGCAGAAGTGA
- the hypF gene encoding carbamoyltransferase HypF gives MTTPQPGAAALAGAVERRRVVVRGVVQGVGFRPYLYARATGLGLAGHVTNTTEGVVAEVEGAPAAVALFCDRIAAEAPPLARVDSVDHTQVPAAGGSRFSIVDSHTGGPARTLVSPDMATCADCLTELADPADRRHRHPFITCTHCGPRFTIVTAVPYDRAHTTMARFPMCADCAREYADPADRRFHAQPVACPACGPKLRLLVARPDGTTPEQCAADPVAEARRLLSHGAVLAVKGLGGHHLACDAENSAAVSLLRRRKARGDKPFAVMARDIDDVAHLVHVGEEERALLTGGVRPVVLLRRRSDARPGSGAPWPSDAVAPRSPDLGVMLPYTPLHHLLLGLPGDPPGPRLLVMTSGNVAGEPIVTDDDDALERLAHLADAWLTHDRPIHVPCDDSVVRVCDGERLIVRRSRGYAPLPLALPHPVPAILATGGDLKNTFCLAEERRAWLSAHVGDMDDLDTQQAFARAEQHMETLTGVRPGILATDRHPRYRTGRWALGRADGRPVVRVQHHHAHIAAAMAEHGRDGSRRVIGVAFDGTGYGDDGAVWGGEIMLADYDACLRFAHLAYAPLPGGDAAVHRPYRMALAHLYAAGIGWTDDLPCAAACPPDERQVLLSQLERNLNCVPTSSMGRLFDAVSSLAGVCHRAGYEAQAAVELEAAAVGAAPDSGPGYGFALRPADPVGGQPWVMDPSPLLAAVVDDVRAGAAPALVAARFHAAVADVVLQVCVAARERHDLHEVALTGGVFANTLLSSRCARTLNENGFTVLRHREVPPNDGGLALGQLMVATRNAAARTGAAAD, from the coding sequence GTGACGACCCCACAGCCCGGCGCAGCCGCCCTCGCGGGAGCCGTGGAGCGCCGACGGGTCGTGGTCCGCGGTGTCGTGCAGGGTGTCGGATTCCGGCCCTACCTGTACGCCCGGGCCACCGGGCTGGGCCTGGCCGGACACGTCACCAACACCACCGAAGGCGTCGTCGCCGAGGTCGAGGGCGCCCCGGCCGCCGTGGCCCTGTTCTGCGACCGGATCGCAGCGGAGGCACCCCCGCTCGCCCGGGTGGACTCCGTCGACCACACGCAGGTACCGGCCGCGGGCGGATCGCGCTTCAGCATCGTGGACTCCCACACCGGCGGACCGGCCCGCACACTGGTTTCCCCGGACATGGCCACCTGCGCCGACTGTCTCACCGAACTGGCCGATCCGGCCGACCGGCGCCACCGCCACCCGTTCATCACCTGCACGCACTGCGGGCCCCGGTTCACGATCGTCACGGCGGTGCCGTACGACCGCGCGCACACGACCATGGCGCGCTTCCCGATGTGCGCCGACTGCGCCCGTGAATACGCCGACCCCGCCGACCGGCGCTTTCACGCGCAGCCGGTCGCCTGCCCTGCCTGCGGCCCGAAGTTGCGACTGCTCGTCGCGCGGCCGGACGGCACCACGCCCGAGCAGTGCGCAGCCGACCCGGTCGCGGAGGCACGCCGGCTGTTGTCGCACGGTGCGGTCCTCGCGGTCAAGGGGCTCGGTGGCCATCACCTCGCCTGCGATGCCGAGAACTCCGCCGCGGTCTCCCTGCTGCGCCGCCGGAAGGCCCGAGGCGACAAGCCGTTCGCCGTCATGGCGCGGGACATCGACGACGTGGCGCATCTCGTGCACGTGGGCGAGGAGGAGCGGGCCCTGCTCACCGGTGGTGTCCGGCCCGTCGTCCTGTTGCGCCGGCGCTCCGACGCCCGCCCGGGCTCCGGCGCCCCTTGGCCGTCGGATGCCGTCGCCCCGCGCAGCCCCGACCTCGGCGTCATGCTCCCGTACACTCCGCTGCACCACCTGCTGCTCGGCCTGCCCGGTGACCCGCCGGGGCCGCGCCTGCTCGTCATGACCAGCGGCAACGTGGCCGGTGAACCGATCGTCACGGACGACGACGATGCGCTGGAGCGGCTCGCCCACCTGGCCGACGCGTGGCTCACGCACGACCGCCCGATCCATGTGCCGTGCGACGACTCCGTGGTGCGCGTCTGCGACGGCGAGCGGCTGATCGTGCGCCGCTCCCGCGGCTACGCCCCGCTGCCGCTCGCCCTGCCCCACCCGGTGCCTGCGATTCTCGCCACCGGCGGCGACCTGAAGAACACCTTCTGCCTCGCCGAGGAGCGCAGGGCCTGGCTGTCCGCCCATGTCGGCGACATGGACGACCTGGACACGCAGCAGGCCTTCGCACGCGCCGAACAGCACATGGAGACCCTCACCGGGGTGCGGCCCGGCATCCTGGCCACCGACCGGCATCCGCGCTACCGCACGGGCAGGTGGGCGCTGGGCCGGGCCGACGGCCGACCGGTCGTGCGCGTACAGCACCACCACGCCCACATCGCCGCCGCGATGGCCGAGCACGGCCGGGACGGCAGCCGACGGGTGATCGGCGTCGCGTTCGACGGCACCGGTTACGGGGACGACGGAGCGGTGTGGGGCGGCGAGATCATGTTGGCCGACTACGACGCCTGTCTCCGCTTCGCACACCTCGCGTACGCGCCGCTGCCCGGCGGTGATGCCGCCGTACACCGGCCCTACCGGATGGCGCTGGCCCACCTGTACGCCGCGGGCATCGGCTGGACGGACGATCTGCCCTGCGCGGCCGCCTGTCCACCGGACGAACGACAGGTGCTGCTGAGCCAGTTGGAGCGCAACCTCAACTGTGTCCCCACCTCCAGCATGGGCCGGCTGTTCGATGCGGTCTCCTCGCTGGCGGGCGTGTGCCACCGCGCCGGGTACGAAGCCCAGGCCGCCGTCGAACTGGAGGCCGCCGCGGTCGGCGCCGCCCCGGACTCCGGACCCGGTTACGGTTTCGCGCTGCGACCGGCGGACCCGGTCGGCGGACAGCCGTGGGTCATGGACCCCTCGCCGCTACTCGCAGCCGTCGTCGACGACGTGCGCGCCGGTGCGGCGCCGGCACTGGTCGCCGCACGCTTCCACGCGGCCGTCGCGGACGTCGTGCTCCAGGTGTGCGTCGCAGCCCGCGAACGGCACGACCTGCATGAAGTGGCTCTGACCGGCGGCGTGTTCGCCAACACCCTGCTCTCCTCCCGGTGCGCCCGGACGCTGAACGAGAACGGCTTCACCGTCCTGCGTCACCGCGAGGTCCCTCCGAACGACGGCGGACTGGCGCTCGGCCAGCTCATGGTGGCCACCCGCAACGCGGCGGCGCGCACCGGCGCGGCCGCCGACTGA
- the hypB gene encoding hydrogenase nickel incorporation protein HypB translates to MCREVDLQQAVLAKNDATAHSLRAGLTARGTTVVNLLSSPGSGKTELLERELARACERGVPVAALTADLATENDAVRLARSGAPVKQVLTDGLCHLEAGMLGRHLDNWLPDGTRILFVENVGNLVCPASYDLGETLRVVLASVTEGEDKPLKYPTAFGLAQLVVVTKTDIAEAVDFDEAAFRAHVQQVNPGVEVVLTAARRGEGVGTLLDRALAAGEGAPVHTPVMARQHPYQQHTHTHGDMGAHDDTHTHRDHGAHGASHTHTHAHTGIHTHTHPDLGTHEHPHTGPHAHAHPDEPLVMTPVPDSAAQYRS, encoded by the coding sequence ATGTGCCGTGAAGTCGACCTGCAGCAGGCGGTACTCGCCAAGAACGACGCGACGGCCCACAGCCTGCGAGCCGGGCTCACGGCCCGCGGCACCACCGTCGTCAACCTGCTCTCCAGCCCCGGCAGCGGCAAGACCGAACTGCTGGAACGCGAACTCGCCCGGGCCTGCGAAAGAGGAGTGCCGGTCGCCGCACTCACCGCGGACCTCGCCACCGAGAACGACGCCGTACGCCTGGCCCGGTCCGGCGCCCCCGTCAAGCAGGTGCTCACCGACGGACTCTGCCACCTGGAGGCCGGCATGCTCGGCCGCCACCTCGACAACTGGCTGCCCGACGGGACCCGCATCCTCTTCGTGGAGAACGTGGGCAACCTGGTCTGCCCCGCCTCGTACGACCTGGGGGAGACGCTCAGGGTCGTCCTCGCCTCCGTGACGGAAGGCGAGGACAAACCGCTGAAGTACCCCACCGCATTCGGACTGGCCCAGCTCGTCGTGGTCACCAAGACCGACATCGCAGAGGCCGTCGACTTCGACGAGGCCGCGTTCCGTGCCCATGTCCAGCAGGTCAACCCCGGTGTGGAAGTGGTCCTCACCGCCGCCCGCCGCGGTGAGGGGGTGGGCACGCTGCTCGACCGGGCGCTGGCCGCCGGTGAAGGCGCCCCGGTCCACACACCGGTGATGGCCCGGCAGCACCCGTACCAGCAGCACACGCACACGCACGGCGACATGGGCGCGCACGACGACACCCACACCCATCGTGACCACGGCGCGCACGGCGCCTCGCACACCCACACCCACGCGCACACCGGCATTCACACGCACACCCATCCGGACCTGGGTACCCACGAACACCCGCACACCGGCCCCCACGCACACGCGCATCCCGACGAGCCGCTCGTCATGACGCCGGTACCCGACTCCGCGGCCCAGTACCGCTCGTGA
- a CDS encoding hydrogenase maturation nickel metallochaperone HypA — protein MHEMSIAMAVVDQVEEAAQAGGATSVGSVRLQVGELAGVVPDALSFCFGLACAGTVLEGAELVVDSVAARARCVPCADEWAVGMPPQLCCPVCGEATAELLSGRELQILSVHWQDGPAPEHTREPISQEH, from the coding sequence ATGCACGAGATGTCGATCGCCATGGCCGTCGTCGACCAGGTGGAAGAGGCGGCTCAGGCAGGCGGAGCCACCTCGGTCGGGTCCGTCCGGCTCCAGGTCGGGGAACTGGCCGGAGTCGTCCCCGACGCCCTGTCCTTCTGCTTCGGACTCGCCTGCGCCGGGACCGTCCTGGAAGGAGCCGAACTCGTCGTCGACTCCGTGGCGGCCCGCGCGCGGTGCGTGCCCTGCGCGGACGAATGGGCGGTCGGCATGCCGCCGCAGCTGTGCTGTCCCGTCTGCGGCGAGGCGACCGCCGAACTCCTGTCGGGCCGCGAGCTGCAGATCCTCAGCGTGCACTGGCAGGACGGCCCCGCACCCGAACACACCCGCGAACCGATCTCCCAGGAGCACTGA
- a CDS encoding hydrogenase maturation protease, with protein MNDPAQKHARTLVAGIGNIFLGDDGFGVETVRALSSHRLPDDVEVVDVGVRGVHLAYQLLDGYDTLVLIDATARGGRPGTLYLIEADEPGAVEPQNALLDGHRMSPDAVLALLGTLCAGTGAVPPRRTLVVGCEPDSVDEGIGLSAPVAEAVPHAARMVLDLVQAADRPADARRTATGPVMN; from the coding sequence GTGAACGACCCTGCGCAGAAGCACGCGAGAACCCTCGTCGCCGGGATCGGGAACATCTTCCTCGGCGACGACGGCTTCGGCGTCGAGACGGTGCGCGCACTGTCCTCGCACCGCCTCCCCGACGACGTCGAGGTGGTCGACGTCGGCGTGCGGGGCGTCCATCTCGCCTATCAGCTCCTCGACGGATACGACACCCTCGTCCTGATCGACGCCACCGCACGCGGCGGCCGCCCGGGCACCCTGTATCTGATCGAGGCCGACGAACCCGGAGCCGTCGAACCGCAGAACGCGCTGCTCGACGGTCACCGGATGTCCCCCGATGCCGTCCTGGCACTGCTCGGCACCCTGTGCGCGGGCACCGGAGCCGTACCGCCGAGGCGCACGCTCGTCGTCGGCTGCGAACCCGACAGCGTCGACGAAGGAATCGGGCTGAGCGCCCCCGTGGCCGAAGCGGTGCCCCATGCCGCACGAATGGTCCTGGACCTTGTACAAGCGGCCGACCGTCCGGCCGATGCCCGGCGGACGGCGACCGGACCTGTCATGAACTGA
- a CDS encoding DUF6084 family protein, protein MTEFAFSCSGVRADPYAAGPTLVFRLRITASAEARVHALALRCQIRIEPGRRGYEQAEADGLHDLFGDRSRWGNTLQPLQFAQVSLMVPSFTAETEVDLVVPCTYDLDIAATRYFDALQDGEVPLLLLFSGTAFTGDSGFHVEPVPWDREASYRMPVTVWKDMIEQHFPGCGWIRLPRDTMDALLAFRSRQALPSWEATVQALIDLAGAPAEMTPERPARRPVLPRVTERTAP, encoded by the coding sequence GTGACGGAATTCGCCTTCAGCTGCAGCGGAGTCCGCGCCGACCCGTATGCGGCCGGACCCACGCTGGTCTTCCGGCTGCGCATCACCGCGTCCGCGGAAGCCCGGGTGCATGCCCTCGCGCTTCGCTGCCAGATCCGTATCGAACCCGGCCGGCGCGGCTACGAGCAGGCCGAGGCGGACGGACTGCACGACCTCTTCGGAGACCGCTCACGCTGGGGAAACACGCTCCAGCCCCTGCAGTTCGCGCAGGTCTCCCTCATGGTCCCGTCATTCACCGCGGAGACCGAGGTGGACCTCGTCGTGCCCTGCACCTACGACCTGGACATCGCCGCGACACGTTACTTCGACGCGCTCCAGGACGGCGAGGTGCCGCTCCTCCTGCTCTTCTCCGGCACCGCCTTCACCGGGGACAGCGGCTTCCACGTCGAGCCGGTGCCCTGGGACCGCGAGGCTTCGTACCGCATGCCGGTGACGGTGTGGAAGGACATGATCGAGCAGCACTTCCCGGGCTGCGGGTGGATCCGGCTGCCGCGCGACACCATGGACGCGCTGCTCGCCTTCCGCTCGCGACAGGCCCTGCCGTCCTGGGAGGCGACCGTCCAGGCACTGATCGACCTGGCCGGAGCCCCCGCGGAGATGACCCCTGAGCGCCCGGCGCGCCGGCCCGTACTGCCCCGCGTCACGGAGAGGACGGCGCCGTGA
- a CDS encoding DUF5947 family protein, which produces MIAPQAPAGRPAGVARPRGLRRFTTPPAPRQERCELCGVPVAEGGHRHLVDTEKRALACACTPCALLFEQPGAAHGRFRTVPDRYLSDPDHRLDDGAWELLQIPVGVAFFFRNAALDRLVALYPSPAGATESELDPETWQTVLGTTRLAALLEPDVEALLMRRTQGRAECYLVPIDICYELVGRMRLLWQGFDGGAEARADLQAFFGHVEERATRTQEKGQPR; this is translated from the coding sequence ATGATCGCACCCCAGGCGCCCGCCGGGCGCCCGGCGGGCGTTGCCCGCCCCCGAGGCCTGCGCAGGTTCACCACGCCGCCGGCGCCCCGGCAGGAACGCTGCGAGCTGTGCGGCGTGCCGGTGGCCGAGGGCGGTCATCGGCATCTCGTGGACACCGAGAAGCGGGCGCTTGCCTGCGCGTGCACCCCGTGCGCCCTGCTCTTCGAGCAGCCGGGCGCAGCCCACGGACGCTTCCGAACGGTCCCGGACCGCTATCTGTCCGATCCGGACCACCGTCTCGACGACGGCGCGTGGGAACTCCTGCAGATTCCGGTCGGCGTCGCGTTCTTCTTCCGCAACGCCGCGCTGGACCGGCTGGTCGCGCTGTACCCGAGCCCGGCCGGAGCCACCGAGAGCGAACTCGACCCGGAGACCTGGCAGACCGTGCTCGGCACCACTCGCCTCGCCGCACTGCTCGAACCCGACGTCGAAGCGCTGCTGATGCGCCGCACGCAGGGCCGGGCCGAGTGCTACCTCGTACCGATCGACATCTGCTACGAGCTGGTGGGACGCATGCGCCTCCTCTGGCAGGGCTTCGACGGCGGGGCCGAAGCGAGGGCCGACCTCCAGGCGTTCTTCGGGCACGTCGAGGAGCGCGCCACCCGGACCCAGGAGAAGGGGCAGCCGCGGTGA
- a CDS encoding nickel-dependent hydrogenase large subunit — translation MASTTKAAGDGSGLVEMAWDPITRIVGSLGIHTKIDFKQKRVAECYSTSSVFRGYSVFMRGKDPRDAHFITSRICGICGDNHATCSVYTQNMAYGVKPPHLGEWIINLGESAEYMFDHNIFQENLVGVDYCEKMVRETNPGVLELAERTEAPHAGEHGYRTIADIMRSLNPIEGEFYREALQVSRYTREMFCLMEGRHVHPSTLYPGGVGTVASVQLFTDYLSRLMRYVEFMKRVVPLHDDLFDFFYEALPGYEEVGRRRVLLGCWGALNDPEYCDFTYANMTDWGRKMFVTPGVIVDGKLVTNDLTEINLGIRILLGSSYYDDWQGREQFVTHDPLGNPVDPRHPWNQHTIPAPQKRNFDDKYSWVMSPRWFDGKDHLALDTGGGPIARLWSTALSGLVDVGYVKATGHSVVINLPRTMTKPETTFEWKIPKWSNALERNRARTYFQAYAAAIALHCAEKGLEEVRAGRTQTWEKFDVPDESIGVGFTEAVRGVLSHHMVIRDGKIANYHPYPPTPWNASTRDTFGTPGPYEDAVQNTPIFEENTPENFKGIDIMRAVRSFDPCLPCGVHMYVGDGKTVKQMHVPTGLSGLAG, via the coding sequence ATGGCATCCACGACGAAGGCGGCCGGCGACGGCAGTGGCCTCGTTGAGATGGCCTGGGATCCGATCACCCGGATCGTGGGCAGTCTCGGCATCCACACGAAGATCGACTTCAAACAGAAGCGGGTCGCGGAGTGCTACAGCACTTCGTCGGTCTTCCGTGGCTACAGCGTCTTCATGCGGGGCAAGGACCCCCGGGACGCCCACTTCATCACCAGCCGCATCTGCGGCATCTGCGGCGACAACCACGCCACATGTTCCGTGTACACGCAGAACATGGCCTACGGGGTGAAGCCGCCGCACCTCGGTGAGTGGATCATCAACCTGGGCGAGTCGGCGGAGTACATGTTCGACCACAACATCTTCCAGGAGAACCTGGTCGGGGTCGACTACTGCGAGAAGATGGTCCGCGAGACCAACCCCGGAGTCCTGGAGCTCGCCGAGCGCACCGAGGCGCCGCACGCAGGGGAACACGGCTACCGCACGATCGCCGACATCATGCGCTCCCTCAACCCCATCGAGGGAGAGTTCTACCGCGAGGCTCTCCAAGTGAGCCGCTACACGCGGGAGATGTTCTGTCTGATGGAAGGGCGCCATGTGCACCCTTCCACGCTGTACCCGGGCGGTGTGGGGACGGTCGCGTCGGTCCAGCTCTTCACGGACTACCTCAGCCGCCTCATGCGGTACGTCGAGTTCATGAAGCGGGTCGTTCCCCTGCACGACGACCTGTTCGACTTCTTCTACGAGGCGCTGCCCGGGTACGAGGAAGTCGGTCGCCGACGGGTGCTGCTCGGCTGTTGGGGGGCGCTCAACGACCCCGAGTACTGCGACTTCACGTACGCCAACATGACGGACTGGGGACGGAAGATGTTCGTCACCCCCGGCGTGATCGTGGACGGCAAACTGGTCACCAACGACCTCACCGAGATCAACCTCGGCATCCGGATCCTGCTCGGCAGTTCGTACTACGACGACTGGCAGGGCCGGGAACAGTTCGTCACCCACGACCCGCTGGGCAACCCGGTGGACCCCCGCCACCCGTGGAACCAGCACACCATCCCCGCCCCGCAGAAGCGGAACTTCGACGACAAGTACAGCTGGGTGATGTCGCCCCGCTGGTTCGACGGCAAGGACCACCTGGCGCTGGACACCGGCGGCGGTCCCATCGCCCGCCTCTGGTCCACCGCCCTGTCCGGGCTCGTCGACGTCGGCTATGTGAAGGCCACCGGGCACAGCGTCGTCATCAACCTGCCGCGCACGATGACCAAGCCCGAGACCACCTTCGAGTGGAAGATCCCGAAGTGGAGCAACGCGCTGGAACGCAACCGCGCCCGCACCTACTTCCAGGCGTACGCCGCCGCGATCGCACTGCACTGTGCCGAGAAGGGACTCGAGGAGGTCCGCGCCGGACGCACCCAGACCTGGGAGAAGTTCGACGTGCCGGACGAGAGCATCGGCGTCGGCTTCACGGAGGCCGTACGGGGCGTGCTCTCCCACCACATGGTGATCAGGGACGGCAAGATCGCCAACTACCACCCCTATCCGCCCACTCCGTGGAACGCCAGCACCCGGGACACATTCGGCACCCCCGGCCCGTATGAGGACGCGGTGCAGAACACGCCGATCTTCGAGGAGAACACCCCGGAGAACTTCAAGGGCATCGACATCATGCGGGCGGTGCGCAGCTTCGACCCCTGCCTGCCGTGCGGCGTCCACATGTACGTGGGCGACGGCAAGACCGTCAAGCAGATGCATGTGCCCACCGGACTGAGCGGACTGGCCGGATGA